Genomic window (Coriobacteriia bacterium):
GAAGTCGCCGTCGACGATCGCGTCTATCGGCAGCTTCATGTACTTGCCGGTGGCCTCGACTGCGACCGTGCCATCGGCCAGCACGATCTCGCCGCTGCCCTCGAACAACCGCCGAGAATCGCGCGTGATGCGCGCGAAGGCGCGAACCGGCTCATCGAGCGGCACCGGCTTGCGGTAGCGGATGTTGAGCTCGACGGTGACACCCCACGCATCGTGGTCGGAGACGTTGATCGCCCGCCCGATTGTCTCATCGAGCAGGGTCGATGCGATGCCGCCGTGCAGCCGACCCGGGTAGCTCTGGTGGTGCTCTGCGGGTTCGAAGACGCCGAGTAGTTCGCCGGAGTCGAGCTCGAAGAACCGGGTGTGCAACCCGAACTCATTCTCCTGTCCGCACACCACGCACATACGGCTCACGTTCTGCGCTGCGACGATGCGACGCTCCATCGAATCGGCCCTTCGGGTTGCTCGAGTCGCCTGACGCGCAGGCTAACCCGCCTCGTCGAACGCGTCGACGAACTGGCTGTTGTACAGGTCGAAGTAGAAGCCCCGCGCAGCGAGCAGCTCCTCGTGCGTGCCCTGCTCGATGATCGAGCCGTGGTTCATGACGAGAATCACGTCGGCTTCGCGGATGGTCGACAGGCGGTGTGCGATGACGAAGCTGGTACGGCCCCTCATGAGCAGCCCCATCGCGCGTTGGATGAGCACCTCGGTGCGCGTATCGACCGAACTCGTAGCCTCGTCGAGTATGAGGACCTGCGGGTCGGCGAGGAACGCACGCGCGATCGTGAGCAGCTGCTTCTCGCCGGCCGAAACGCTGGTTGCATCGTCGTCGAGCACGGTGTCGTAGCCATCGGGAAGCGTTCGCACGAAGTGGTCGACGTGTGCGGCCTCAGCTGCCGAGATGATCTGTGCCTCGGTCGCGCCCTCGAGGCCGTACGCGATGTTCTCGCGGATCGTGCCGCTGAACAGCCACGCATCCTGCAGCACCATGCCGAACATTCGGCGCAGGTCCTCCCGCGACATGTCCGCTGCGTCCACGCCATCGATGACGATGCGCCCGGCGTCGATGTCGTAGAAGCGAAGCAGCAGGTTGACGAGCGTGGTCTTGCCGGCGCCGGTGGGGCCGACGATGGCCACGGTCTGCCCGGGTTTGACGTCGAGGTTGAGGTTCTTGATGAGTGGCTCGTCTGGCGAGTAGGAGAACGAGACGTCCTCGAGCACGATGGCGCCGCAGCAGCCGGACGGCTCGACGGAGGCGAGATCCGGCGTCTGCTCGGGCTCGTCGAGCAGCTCGAAGACCCGCTCGGCGGAGGCGACGGCGCTTTGCATGACGTTTGCGATCGAGGCGAGCTGCGTGATCGGCCAGGTGAACTGGCGCGAGTACTGGATGAACGCCTGGACGTCGCCCAATGAGAGCTGCCCCGACGCGACCTGCACGCCGCCGATGACGGCGATCGCGACGTAGTTGAGGTTGCCGATGACGGTCAGCGACGGCTGGATGATCCCCGAGATGAACTGCGCCTTGAAGCTCGCTTCGTAGAGCTTCTGGTTGTGCTCGTCGAACTTCTCGAGCGCTTCTTTCTCGCGACCGAACACTTTCACGATAGTCCGACCGGTGTGCATCTCCTCGATGTGGCCGTTGAGGGTACCGGTGTGTTCCCACTGCGCAGCGAACTGCTTCTGCGAACGCTTGGCGATGACGACTGTGACCAGTACCGAGATCGGCACCGTGAGCAGAGAAATCGCGGCAAGAACCCAGTTGATCCAGAACATCATCGCAAGCACGCCGATGACGGTGAGCAGTGACGTGATGATCTGCGTGAGGCTTTGCTGCAGCGTGTTGGCGATGTTGTCGATGTCGTTGGTCACGCGCGACAGGATGTCGCCGCGCGGGTGATCGTCGAAGTAGCGGAGCGGCAGGCGCGTGAGCTTGTCGTCGACCTGGTTTCGCAGCCGATACACGATGCTTTGCGACATCCCGACCGTGAGGTACTGCTGCAGCCACCCGAAGACTGCGCTGAGCAGGTAGACGACCGCGAGCAGCGTGAGGATGCGGCTGATTTCGCCGAAGTCCGGGCCGGTGCCCGGCGTCAGCGTCATCTTCGAGAGCATCGACGCGATCTGCTCATCACCGGGCTTGCCGCTCGCACGCAGCGCGGCGATGGCCTCATCGCCGGTTTCACCGGGCTTGAGTTGCGCGCTCATCACGCCCTGGAACAGGACGTTCGTCGCGTCGCCGAGCAGCTTGGGGCCCCACACGGTGAAGGCGACCGATACCGTGGCCAGTACGATGATGAGCGCAATCGTGAAGGCGTGCGGTGCGAGGAGCGCGAGCAGACGCGCGCCGGAGGCCTTGAAGTTCTTGGACTTCTCGGCGGGTGCGCGCATGCCGTGTCCGCCGCCGAAGCCGCCACTGCGCGAGCGAGTGGGCTTTTCGTTCTGCTCGCTCACGCTACCTCCTCCTGGCTCATCTGCGAGTACACGATCTCGCGGTAGGTCTCGCTGGACTCCATGAGCTCTGCGTGCGTCCCCATGCCGGCGATGGTGCCGCATTCCATGACGATGATGCGGTCCGCGGTCATGATCGTGCTGACCCGTTGGGCGACCACGATGACGGTGGCATCGGCAGTCTCGGCCTTGAGCGCCGCGCGCAGTTGCGAATCGGTCTTGAAGTCGAGTGCCGAGAACGAGTCGTCGAACACGTAGATCTCGGGACGCTTCACGAGTGCTCGCGCGATGGCGAGGCGTTGACGCTGTCCTCCCGAGACGCTCGTACCGCCTTGCGAGATGGTCGCTTCGAGCTGCTCGGGCATCTCGGAGATGAACTGCTTGCCCTGCGCGATGGTCAGGCAGCGCCACAGCTCTTCGTCAGTCGCATTGACGTCGCCGTAGCGCAGGTTGTCGGCCACGGTCCCGCTGAACAGGAACGCGCGCTGCGGTACGAAGCCGATGGTGCGCCACAGGTCGTCGGGGCTGAGCTCGCGGATGTCCACACCGTCGATGAGCACCGCTCCGGCGCTCACGTCGTAGAAGCGTGGGATCAGGTTGACGAGCGTTGACTTGCCGCTGCCGGTCGACCCCACGATCGCGGTGACCTCACCCGGACCCGCCGAGAAGTTGATGTTGCGCAGCACGGGGTCCTCGGCACCGGGGTAGCGGAACTCGACGTCGCGGAATTCGATGCGGCCCGAGATGTCGGACGGCAGCGCCGTCGGGTTCGCGAGGGAGGTGACCGAGGGCTCGGTGTCGAGCACGGCCTGGATGCGATCGGCCGATGCCGCCGCGCGCGGCACCATCGCGAACATCACGGTGCCCATCATGACGGCCATGAGGATCATCGAGATGTACGTGAGGTAGGCGGTGAGGTTGCCGATGGGCATCCCACCGCTCGCGACCCGGATGCTGCCGAACCACATCACCGCGACGGTCGTGAGGTTGAGCAGACCGAACAGCGAAGGAATCATGAACGCGAAGATCCGCCCCACCTTGATCGAGGTGTCCGTGAGGTCCTCGTTGGCGGCCTCGAAACGCTGGCGTTCGTAGTCGTCGCGTACGAACGCTCGGATGACCCGCACGCCCGAGAGGGTCTCACGGACGACCTGGTTGATGCGGTCCACCTTGATCTGCACCGCTTTGAAAAGCGGCATTGCCTTGCGAACGACGAGCGCGATAAACACGGTCATGATCGGGATGACCACGACGAGGATGGCCGAGAGCGCCACGTCCTCGCGCAGCGCCATGATGATGCCGCCGATACCCATGACCGGCGCGAGGATCATCATGTTGAGCGCCATCATCACGACCTGCTGGACCTGCTGGACGTCGTTGGTGTTGCGCGTGATGAGTGATGGCGTGCCGAAGGTGTTGACCTCGGTCTGAGCGAACGAGACGACGTGGCGGAAGAGAGCGGCGCGAACGTCTCGGCCAAACGCCATCGCGGTGCGCGACCCGAAATAGACGCCGACGACAGCGGCGACGCCCATCAGCGCGGTGACGCCGAGCATGACCGCTCCGATGCGCGTGATGTAAGCGATGTCGCCCTTCGCCACGCCGTTATTGATGATGTCGGCGTTGAGGCTGGGCAGAAAGAGGTTCGTCAGCGCCTGCACGAGCAGCAACGCCATCACGAGGATGAGTTGGCCGGCGTAGGGCTTCAGGTAGGTCTTCAGCAGTCTGATCATGCTGTGGCGTTCTCCAAGCGGCTGGACTGAACACGACGAGAAGACAGTCTACGCCGACCGTCGCCGCGAGGCGCTCGTGCTATTCGGACGTGGCGTCGAAGGCCTTGCCGAGTCTCGCAGTCACTCCGACGTACGTCAGCAGCGACACCCCCGAGGCGATCGAGCCGACCATGATGAGCAGCATGATGACCCGGCCGGTGAAGGTCGAACCGGCGAGCAACAGGGCGGCCGCAGCGAGCTCGGCGAGGCCCTGCGCTGCGAGGAGTCGGCGGCGACGGCTCTTGTGTGAGGAGTAGAACGCCGCGAAGAGGTTCACGACGGCGTTGACGACGAGGTAGCCGGCGACCGTGATCGCAAGGATCGCGGCCGAGATGTTGGGAGCGAGCATCAGGAAGATACCCACTGCGATGCCCGCGATGCCGGACGCCGCGTTGGTGAACCGCTCCTGTTGGATCGACTGCGTCGTGAACACACTCGTGATGAACGATATCGAGCGCGCGAACATGAAGATCGCGAACGCGATGCGAAGAACCTGCACGTCGCCCGAGGGCGGCAAGAACAGCATCGAACCGCCGAGCGCGAGGTAGAGCAGCGCGCGGAAGATGATCAATGCGTTGTCCTGAGCGAACAGCCCGGCCCAGCTCGACTGGTTCGGTCGCAGCTTTGGGTCCTTGAGCGCCTTGGCGGCGAGCTCCGATGCGGTCTGCTCGGGCACCTCGGGGTCGATGATCCGCACCGCGGTGGGCGCCATCTGGGTCGCGATATCGTGTCCCGCTTCGAGTCGCACCGTCTCAGCGCCTTCACGGCTTGCTGCGAGCGCTTCGATGTACTCGGGAACCACGAACGGATCGCGCGTCCCGTACACGAGTGTTACCGGCACATCGGGGCAGGCGCGCAGGTCCTCACCCACGTGCTCCACCTCGATGGTGTTCGCGAGGCTGCGCAGCGTCGGCGTGTACCGTGAGAGCCGCTCTCGGCCGAGAACCCCACGCACCGCACTGGTGTTGGCGAGCTTGAGACCCTTTTCGCGCAGGGGCCCGAAGTTGTCGACGAACACCGCTCTGGCCTGATCGAGCCTGCCCGAGCCCGCCTCGACGTCGCGCTCGTTGACCGGCACCGAGAACATCACGAGCCGCGTGATGCGCTCAGGGTGTTTGCGGGCGAAGGCCGCCGAGATGATCGCGCCGATCGAGTGCCCGACGATCGTTAGTGGCTGGTCGGGGTCGCGCAGCAAGGAGTCGAGCGTCAGCTCGATCGATTCAACGTGGTTGTCGACGGTGTATGGGATGTCGGTCGGCTTGGGCGATCGCCCGAATCCGAGAAGGTCGAGTGCGACCACACGGTTGCGAGTGGCGAGCGCGAGCGCCGCCTGATTCCAGAAGGACCCGTCGTTCTCGATGCCGTGGAGCATCAGGATGAGCGGCCCTTCGCCTCGGTCGAATGCGATGGAGAGGCGGCGGTCCTCGAAGCGTGTGATCTCATCAGCCATCATCGTGGGGATGTTTTGCAGCAGCATGTGATCGGCCTTGAGGTCCGCGAGGAACCTGACCTCCATGTTGGGGGCAAAGTCCCGAGCGAGCGTCTCGATCTGCGACTGGACGATGAACGCGTCGTGCTCACCGACCATGAACGTGACGGGGCAGACGACCGCCGAGAGGTTCTCGGCGAAGTTCGTTCGCTGGATGCCGTTGGCCATGTTCTTCTGCAGGATGTGCCAGTCGGTATCGAGGTCCTCGGAGTTTATGAAGCCCTGGATGAGCTTCTTGTCATCTGCCGAGAACTTCTTGAACACGTTTGAGGTGGCGAACCCGGCGCTACGGACCAAGTCGAGCACCTTCTGCGACCCCATCGTCTGGAACACAGCTTTCGCGTAGGCGCTGTCGCCCATCTGGTCGGCGTCGAGGAAGAACGGGGCGCTGATGAGCACCAGTCGCCGCACCAGCTGCGGGTACTTGGCTGCGAGGCGCACCGCCATCGGGCCACCCATGGAGTAGCCGACGAGCGTGAACGGTTCGTTGATGCCGAGGTCATCCAGCGTCGCCACGATGGCATCAGCGTGGTCATCGACGGTGTACTCGATGTCGAGTGGCTTGGGGGAGTTGCCGTAGCCGAGCTCGTCGAGCGCGATGCAGTGGCGGTCGAAGCCCATAGCCGTCACGACCGTGTCCCAGTCGTGGCCGGTGCTGTTGATGCCGTGCAGCAGCACGTAGACGGGTCCCTGGCCGCGGTCGATCGCGACGTGGAGTCGATAGGGCGATGTCGCCTGGGCCATGCGTGTCACCTCTGAGCATCGGGACTGTCGATCACTCGCGCACTTCAACCTACCTGATTCTACCCGTCCGACGGCGGAGAATTGGGCTACCCTTGGCGCATGACTGAAGGCATGCACACGAATCCGGTAGCGGCAGAGGGGGCGGCAGCCCCCGTTCGCGCTTCGGGCGGCCGCAACGACGTCATCGACGCACTCAAGTACGTAGCGATCGCGCTGGTCATTCTCGGACACCTCCTGCTACTGCGTGGCGAGTTCAACGACCTGAGTCCGGACATGCTGCGAATCATCGTCTCGATGAACATGCCGCTGTTCACAATGCTGTCCGGGTGGGTGCTGTTCGGCCGAGAAGGACGCGACCCGCTGCTCTTCATGCGCGGCAAGGTGCTGGGGTTGCTCGTGCCCTACCTCGCGTGGATCCTGCTCGAGCTGCCCAAGCGCCACGTGCCGCTGGCTGCGTATCCACTGCGTCTCTGGCGCGCGTTGCTCAACCCGGCCTATGGCATGCAGATGTGGTTCCTGTGGGCGCTGTTCATGATGTTCGCGGTCTTCACCGTCGCCCGGCTCGTGAGCCGAAACGATCTGTGGACCGCTGGTGTCGCACTCGCGATCGCGGCCGTCACGTTCTTCGTCCCGCGTGGAATGGATGGGCTGGCGCGCGTCGTGTGGCTGTACCCGTACTTCGTGCTCGGCTATCTCGCCGCGAAGCATCGCGCGAAGCTGCGGCGATTCGACGCTCCGGTGACTGTCGCCGCCGCCGTTGCGTTCGCCGGACTGTCCTGGGCGAACCTCGCCGGGCCACCGCCACTCGAGTTCGCCACCGGTATCACGGGTGCCGTGGCGGCATGCGGCATCTTCCGGTTCCTGCCTGCCGCGATTCCGGGTGCCATCGGCCCGCTCGGCAGCAAGACCCTCGGGGTCTACGGCGGTCAGATGATCCTCATGCCGTTCCTGATCCTTGGCAGCGGCTGGAGTGGCGCGATGATCTCGTGGTCGGCCGTGCTTGCCGGCTCGACCGTGCTCGCAGTCGCGTTGGACCGTTTCGCGGTCACGCGGGCGCTATTCTTGGGACAGTGGCCTCGTGCGTGGCGTGGTGGTCGGACGCGTTAGGCGCCCGACGGTGCCGGCTCCACCTGCGGAGAAGCGTGGTCGTCTTCCTCGCTGTGCCCATGAGCACCCTCGACGACCTGCAGCTCCTTGATGCCGAAGAAGTCGAGCGCGCAGGGGATGTCGACCGAGAACGCCAGGTAGAGGTGCACCGTGGTCATGATGATGAACAGCCAGTTGAAGATGTAGTGGAAGGTGCGCACGACCCACAGCGCCATCGAGGCGCTACCCATGAGCTGACCGAGCCACCAGCCGATCATCGCCTGAGTGATGGTCACGCTGGTCATCGGGATGGTCCACTTCAGCAGTGCGAGCCCGGTGAACGCCTGCGCGATCATCATGTAGAGGAAGAGGTTGTACGACATCTTCTGCAGCACGTTGTACTTGGCGACGTGCGGCTTCTGGTTACT
Coding sequences:
- a CDS encoding PaaI family thioesterase: MERRIVAAQNVSRMCVVCGQENEFGLHTRFFELDSGELLGVFEPAEHHQSYPGRLHGGIASTLLDETIGRAINVSDHDAWGVTVELNIRYRKPVPLDEPVRAFARITRDSRRLFEGSGEIVLADGTVAVEATGKYMKLPIDAIVDGDFTAQWFADDAPLPESADV
- a CDS encoding ABC transporter ATP-binding protein, producing the protein MRAPAEKSKNFKASGARLLALLAPHAFTIALIIVLATVSVAFTVWGPKLLGDATNVLFQGVMSAQLKPGETGDEAIAALRASGKPGDEQIASMLSKMTLTPGTGPDFGEISRILTLLAVVYLLSAVFGWLQQYLTVGMSQSIVYRLRNQVDDKLTRLPLRYFDDHPRGDILSRVTNDIDNIANTLQQSLTQIITSLLTVIGVLAMMFWINWVLAAISLLTVPISVLVTVVIAKRSQKQFAAQWEHTGTLNGHIEEMHTGRTIVKVFGREKEALEKFDEHNQKLYEASFKAQFISGIIQPSLTVIGNLNYVAIAVIGGVQVASGQLSLGDVQAFIQYSRQFTWPITQLASIANVMQSAVASAERVFELLDEPEQTPDLASVEPSGCCGAIVLEDVSFSYSPDEPLIKNLNLDVKPGQTVAIVGPTGAGKTTLVNLLLRFYDIDAGRIVIDGVDAADMSREDLRRMFGMVLQDAWLFSGTIRENIAYGLEGATEAQIISAAEAAHVDHFVRTLPDGYDTVLDDDATSVSAGEKQLLTIARAFLADPQVLILDEATSSVDTRTEVLIQRAMGLLMRGRTSFVIAHRLSTIREADVILVMNHGSIIEQGTHEELLAARGFYFDLYNSQFVDAFDEAG
- a CDS encoding ABC transporter ATP-binding protein, with the translated sequence MIRLLKTYLKPYAGQLILVMALLLVQALTNLFLPSLNADIINNGVAKGDIAYITRIGAVMLGVTALMGVAAVVGVYFGSRTAMAFGRDVRAALFRHVVSFAQTEVNTFGTPSLITRNTNDVQQVQQVVMMALNMMILAPVMGIGGIIMALREDVALSAILVVVIPIMTVFIALVVRKAMPLFKAVQIKVDRINQVVRETLSGVRVIRAFVRDDYERQRFEAANEDLTDTSIKVGRIFAFMIPSLFGLLNLTTVAVMWFGSIRVASGGMPIGNLTAYLTYISMILMAVMMGTVMFAMVPRAAASADRIQAVLDTEPSVTSLANPTALPSDISGRIEFRDVEFRYPGAEDPVLRNINFSAGPGEVTAIVGSTGSGKSTLVNLIPRFYDVSAGAVLIDGVDIRELSPDDLWRTIGFVPQRAFLFSGTVADNLRYGDVNATDEELWRCLTIAQGKQFISEMPEQLEATISQGGTSVSGGQRQRLAIARALVKRPEIYVFDDSFSALDFKTDSQLRAALKAETADATVIVVAQRVSTIMTADRIIVMECGTIAGMGTHAELMESSETYREIVYSQMSQEEVA
- a CDS encoding alpha/beta fold hydrolase, giving the protein MAQATSPYRLHVAIDRGQGPVYVLLHGINSTGHDWDTVVTAMGFDRHCIALDELGYGNSPKPLDIEYTVDDHADAIVATLDDLGINEPFTLVGYSMGGPMAVRLAAKYPQLVRRLVLISAPFFLDADQMGDSAYAKAVFQTMGSQKVLDLVRSAGFATSNVFKKFSADDKKLIQGFINSEDLDTDWHILQKNMANGIQRTNFAENLSAVVCPVTFMVGEHDAFIVQSQIETLARDFAPNMEVRFLADLKADHMLLQNIPTMMADEITRFEDRRLSIAFDRGEGPLILMLHGIENDGSFWNQAALALATRNRVVALDLLGFGRSPKPTDIPYTVDNHVESIELTLDSLLRDPDQPLTIVGHSIGAIISAAFARKHPERITRLVMFSVPVNERDVEAGSGRLDQARAVFVDNFGPLREKGLKLANTSAVRGVLGRERLSRYTPTLRSLANTIEVEHVGEDLRACPDVPVTLVYGTRDPFVVPEYIEALAASREGAETVRLEAGHDIATQMAPTAVRIIDPEVPEQTASELAAKALKDPKLRPNQSSWAGLFAQDNALIIFRALLYLALGGSMLFLPPSGDVQVLRIAFAIFMFARSISFITSVFTTQSIQQERFTNAASGIAGIAVGIFLMLAPNISAAILAITVAGYLVVNAVVNLFAAFYSSHKSRRRRLLAAQGLAELAAAALLLAGSTFTGRVIMLLIMVGSIASGVSLLTYVGVTARLGKAFDATSE
- a CDS encoding acyltransferase, which codes for MTEGMHTNPVAAEGAAAPVRASGGRNDVIDALKYVAIALVILGHLLLLRGEFNDLSPDMLRIIVSMNMPLFTMLSGWVLFGREGRDPLLFMRGKVLGLLVPYLAWILLELPKRHVPLAAYPLRLWRALLNPAYGMQMWFLWALFMMFAVFTVARLVSRNDLWTAGVALAIAAVTFFVPRGMDGLARVVWLYPYFVLGYLAAKHRAKLRRFDAPVTVAAAVAFAGLSWANLAGPPPLEFATGITGAVAACGIFRFLPAAIPGAIGPLGSKTLGVYGGQMILMPFLILGSGWSGAMISWSAVLAGSTVLAVALDRFAVTRALFLGQWPRAWRGGRTR